Genomic DNA from Acidobacteriota bacterium:
CGACGTGGCCGTCTCGAGCGGCTCGGCGTGCACCTCTGCGACGCTTGAGCCGTCGTATGTTTTGAAGGCATTGGGCGCGGGCGATGACCTGGCGCACAGCTCGATCCGCTTCGGGTTGGGCCGCTTCAACACCGAGGCCGAGGTGGACTACGTGGCGGCAAAGGTAGTGGAAGTGGTGAAGAAGTTGCGCGAACTTTCTCCACTCTACGAGATGGCGAAGGAAGGTATCGACATCAGCAAGGTGAACTGGCAGCTTCCGACGCACTAAAGAGATAGCGGTGGAGAGTCGAAGCGGAATGCTTCGGCATCAAAGCTCAGGGAAACAAGAGTTTAGGGAAAAGAGGAACTAAAAATGGCATACAGCGATAAGGTCCTGGACCACTACACCAACCCGCGCAACGTTGGGTCGATGGACAAGAGCTCGTCCGAAGTCGGCACCGGCATGGTGGGCGCGCCGGAGTGTGGCGACGTGATGAAGCTGCAGATCAAGGTGAACCCGGCGACCAACATCATCGAAGACGCCAAGTTCAAGACCTTCGGCTGCGGCTCGGCCATCGCTTCTTCGTCCCTCGCGACCGAGTGGGTGAAGGGGAAGACGGTCGACGAAGCGCTCCTGATCCGCAACACCGACATCGTGAAAGAGCTGGCGTTGCCGCCGGTGAAGATCCACTGTTCGGTGCTGGCGGAAGACGCGATCCGCGCCGCGATCGGCGACTGGAAGAAGAAGCAGGGCGTGGCACAGCCGGCGGAAGTCGCGCAAGCGAAGTAATCCGCCGTTAGTAGTTGGCGTTGGTCATATGGCGAATGCAGATCAACTCGTAGGCATTGGCGCACCGTCGCAGGCGACGGAGCAGGCGGAGGCGTCTGCACCGAATTCGCCTCAGCCTGTGAACGTGACGGAGAAGGCGCTGAAGCGGATCCGCGTGGCGATGGCGAAAGAGAAGGTCGACCCGCAGCAGGGTGGGCTGCGCCTGGGCGTGCAGGGCGGCGGCTGCTCGGGCCTGTCTTACAACATCCGCTTCGATTCGCAGCCGCGCGAGCGCGACAAAGTGTTCGAGTTCGAGGGCGTGCGGCTCTTCGTCGACCCAAAGTCGTTCTTGTATCTCTCGGGCATGACGCTCGATTATGAAGAGACGCTGATGCGGCAAGGGTTCATCTTCAATAATCCGCACGCGCAGAAGTCGTGCGGCTGCGGCTCGTCCTTCTCGTAAGCGGCTCCCATTCAGGGTGGCCGCCTGCATCGGCGAGTCGCCGGTGCCTACCCAAAGAATCTTGATATGGCGACGAAGACTGCCAATCCGCCCGTGAACGATGCCGCCGACTACTTTGGCGTTTTTGGTCTGCCGCGGAAGCTGGAGCTCGACCGCAAGGCGCTGGAACAGGAGTTTTACAAGCTGAGCCGCAAGTTGCATCCGGACGTGTTCGCGCGCGCGCCACAAGCGGAGCAGGAGCGAGCGTTGGAACAAAGCTCGCGGTTGAACGACGCGTATCGCACGCTGCGCGACCCGATCGAGCGGACGAAGTATCTGCTTGCGCTCGAGGGCGTGAAGCTGGAAGAGCAGTCG
This window encodes:
- the iscU gene encoding Fe-S cluster assembly scaffold IscU — protein: MAYSDKVLDHYTNPRNVGSMDKSSSEVGTGMVGAPECGDVMKLQIKVNPATNIIEDAKFKTFGCGSAIASSSLATEWVKGKTVDEALLIRNTDIVKELALPPVKIHCSVLAEDAIRAAIGDWKKKQGVAQPAEVAQAK
- a CDS encoding iron-sulfur cluster assembly accessory protein, which gives rise to MANADQLVGIGAPSQATEQAEASAPNSPQPVNVTEKALKRIRVAMAKEKVDPQQGGLRLGVQGGGCSGLSYNIRFDSQPRERDKVFEFEGVRLFVDPKSFLYLSGMTLDYEETLMRQGFIFNNPHAQKSCGCGSSFS